The following are encoded in a window of Roseimaritima ulvae genomic DNA:
- the dnaX gene encoding DNA polymerase III subunit gamma/tau, with translation MAESDSTKEPTSDKPTSDKYVVVARRYRPKNFGELVGQGHVGQALKNAIETNRVGHAYLFTGARGVGKTSTARIFAKALNAPEGPTATPDNDSDICQSIDAGEDVDVLEIDGASNRGIDEIRSLRAGVGVRPSRSRYKIYIIDEVHMLTQAAFNALLKTLEEPPPHVKFIFCTTDPEKIPITVLSRCQRFDFAPVHTDEIMGRLREIVDAENAQADDEALRLIARRAAGSMRDSQSLLEQVLSFSSGGLTVESVHSMLGTADDQRLHELTTALIARDAKSALEQADAAILAGVDAGQLGEQLLGHFRDLMVATVGCPPTMLRYCGESMHDELKQRGENWGVPTILAVVSLLDQTLVRIRQSVHSRVLLETALIQICQLPDLQRIADLMAGASSKRPAIAAAEKKNIEMKAAAAPVASPVPAVARPPAGQTSPAAAPVGTASPASSPAALAGSSPAKPVATAGGNAAAAADAAEKKLPTSYPPPQWTDAGVQQMWQWALERMDEMTAGLARQYSKIQLIQEGRVRLLFPSNMTLTKTRCDKPEQKNKLEEAISFVAARRVLIELGFDAQAVVKPTAKPPSTAGERRQRQRQLQTHPWVKKCMEIFDAEVVRVDEPRSS, from the coding sequence ATGGCTGAATCTGATTCGACCAAGGAACCCACTTCCGATAAGCCCACGTCTGATAAGTACGTCGTCGTCGCGAGGCGTTATCGTCCGAAAAATTTCGGCGAATTGGTGGGCCAGGGGCATGTCGGTCAGGCGCTCAAAAACGCCATCGAAACCAATCGCGTGGGCCACGCCTACCTGTTCACCGGGGCTCGCGGAGTCGGCAAAACCAGTACGGCCCGGATCTTTGCCAAAGCCCTGAATGCGCCCGAGGGGCCCACGGCAACGCCCGACAACGACAGCGACATCTGCCAGTCGATCGACGCCGGTGAAGATGTGGACGTGCTGGAAATCGACGGTGCCAGTAATCGCGGGATCGATGAAATTCGCAGTTTGCGAGCCGGTGTGGGCGTGCGGCCCAGCCGTTCGCGATACAAGATCTACATCATCGACGAAGTCCACATGCTGACGCAGGCGGCCTTCAACGCGCTGCTCAAAACGTTGGAAGAACCGCCGCCGCACGTCAAGTTTATCTTCTGCACGACCGACCCCGAAAAAATTCCCATCACCGTCCTCAGCCGCTGCCAGCGGTTTGATTTCGCTCCGGTCCACACCGACGAAATCATGGGCCGGTTGCGAGAAATCGTCGACGCGGAAAATGCCCAAGCCGACGACGAAGCGCTGCGTTTGATCGCTCGCCGCGCGGCAGGTTCGATGCGTGACAGCCAGTCGCTGCTGGAACAAGTGCTGAGTTTCAGCTCGGGCGGTTTAACGGTTGAATCGGTGCACAGCATGCTGGGCACCGCCGACGATCAACGGTTGCACGAGCTGACCACGGCGCTGATCGCGCGAGATGCCAAATCCGCTCTGGAACAAGCCGACGCGGCGATCCTGGCCGGTGTCGATGCCGGGCAGTTGGGGGAACAACTGCTGGGGCATTTCCGCGACCTGATGGTGGCCACCGTGGGCTGTCCGCCGACGATGTTGCGGTACTGCGGCGAGTCAATGCATGACGAGTTGAAGCAGCGTGGGGAGAATTGGGGCGTGCCGACCATCTTGGCCGTCGTCTCGTTGTTGGATCAGACGTTGGTGCGAATTCGTCAGAGCGTGCATAGCCGCGTGCTGCTGGAAACGGCTTTGATCCAAATCTGCCAGCTGCCCGACTTGCAGCGAATCGCGGATTTAATGGCCGGGGCCAGTAGCAAGCGCCCGGCGATCGCCGCGGCGGAAAAAAAAAACATTGAAATGAAGGCGGCCGCCGCGCCGGTCGCCTCCCCCGTTCCGGCCGTCGCTCGCCCGCCCGCCGGCCAAACCTCTCCTGCTGCAGCTCCCGTCGGCACCGCGTCGCCGGCCAGCAGTCCCGCAGCGTTGGCTGGCAGTTCTCCTGCCAAACCGGTGGCCACCGCCGGCGGAAATGCGGCGGCCGCTGCCGACGCAGCGGAAAAGAAATTACCCACCTCTTATCCTCCCCCCCAGTGGACCGATGCCGGCGTCCAGCAAATGTGGCAGTGGGCGTTGGAGCGAATGGACGAGATGACCGCGGGATTGGCTCGCCAATACAGCAAAATCCAGCTGATTCAGGAGGGCCGGGTGCGGTTGCTGTTCCCTTCCAACATGACGCTGACCAAGACCCGTTGCGATAAGCCCGAGCAAAAAAATAAACTAGAGGAAGCAATTTCTTTCGTCGCGGCACGCCGTGTGCTGATAGAATTGGGTTTCGACGCTCAGGCCGTCGTCAAGCCGACCGCGAAGCCGCCCAGTACGGCGGGCGAACGGCGGCAGCGACAGCGGCAACTTCAGACGCACCCTTGGGTGAAGAAGTGCATGGAAATTTTTGACGCCGAAGTCGTGCGGGTCGATGAACCCCGCTCGTCCTAG
- a CDS encoding DUF4254 domain-containing protein, whose product MTASDQRIDLDANLIVQHQQELVARWHEQEINNPYTGFLQLVCQQHEHNFRLWHEEDVARSPTATDTQIAQVKRNIDRLNQQRNDMIEVLDDAITARLHAAAVDCPADAPINTETAGSTIDRLSIMSLRLYHYEEQLHRADADAEHKAKVAERIKICRLQHSDLTAALAMLLDDLFAGRKMHKTYRQFKMYNDPSLNPSIYQASKRIAC is encoded by the coding sequence ATGACCGCCTCCGATCAGCGCATCGACCTGGATGCAAACTTGATCGTTCAACACCAGCAAGAATTGGTCGCTCGCTGGCACGAACAAGAAATCAACAACCCTTACACCGGATTCCTGCAGCTGGTCTGCCAACAGCACGAACACAACTTCCGGTTGTGGCACGAAGAGGACGTAGCCCGCAGTCCCACGGCTACCGATACCCAGATCGCTCAGGTCAAGCGGAATATCGACCGGCTGAACCAACAGCGGAACGATATGATCGAGGTTCTCGACGACGCCATCACCGCGCGACTGCACGCCGCCGCCGTCGATTGCCCCGCCGACGCCCCAATCAACACCGAAACCGCCGGCAGCACCATCGATCGGTTGTCCATCATGTCGCTGCGGCTGTATCACTACGAAGAACAATTGCACCGCGCCGACGCCGATGCCGAGCACAAGGCGAAGGTCGCCGAGCGAATCAAAATCTGTCGCCTGCAACACAGCGACTTGACCGCCGCGCTGGCGATGCTGCTGGACGACTTGTTCGCCGGCCGCAAAATGCATAAGACCTATCGCCAATTCAAAATGTACAACGACCCCTCGCTGAATCCTTCGATTTATCAAGCATCCAAACGCATCGCTTGCTAG
- a CDS encoding HEAT repeat domain-containing protein: MDNPFAVQSRRRPPLRALKTLLVVVVGLVCVLGFQWGSQRWLLASLEQDLDQQPPEQQIERLAQIAQLGSNGLPVLVEYLQTPNERVAETAFELLKQQQQQWLELSDAAADANHRRLAAALTELGPELELRRGGWVAMLLKQTIVETVEHPSSDAAVAYDTATTLLAKISVSDNLNESTRPVSSTTRVALRTEPLPVAQTSATVQPLQPTTQDTGEASSNAQTPANSSNAPPQSNPLNSNGAASAPANAATLQPLTDQQTVPLQSPGVTRIRENASNHHVVVPVEHLSAEPFEAYTTRSVIAWLRSVQPELRDSAHHELRRRGFDDQQLALASRLADPDVRVRLGLLNELSRQTEIEPRQWLMWLGEDAEPDVRRRAIAAIGTMDDPAITQWLREHLAGERDPAVADLVRRILSQR, from the coding sequence ATGGACAATCCTTTTGCGGTTCAATCGCGTCGCCGCCCACCGCTGCGTGCGCTGAAAACATTGCTGGTCGTCGTGGTCGGCTTGGTCTGTGTGCTGGGGTTCCAGTGGGGCTCGCAGCGTTGGTTGCTGGCCAGTCTGGAACAGGACCTGGACCAGCAACCTCCGGAACAACAGATCGAACGCCTAGCCCAAATTGCTCAACTGGGCAGCAACGGCCTTCCGGTGTTGGTCGAGTACCTGCAAACGCCCAATGAACGGGTCGCCGAAACCGCGTTCGAACTGCTTAAGCAGCAACAACAGCAATGGCTGGAGTTGTCCGATGCGGCCGCCGACGCGAATCATCGTCGCCTGGCCGCGGCGTTGACCGAACTGGGCCCGGAACTGGAACTGCGCCGTGGCGGCTGGGTCGCCATGCTGCTGAAGCAGACCATCGTCGAAACCGTCGAACATCCTTCCAGCGACGCGGCCGTGGCCTACGACACAGCAACCACGCTGCTGGCCAAGATCTCGGTCAGCGACAATCTAAATGAATCCACACGCCCCGTATCTTCCACAACCCGCGTCGCCCTCCGCACCGAACCGCTGCCGGTCGCTCAAACCTCCGCGACTGTCCAACCGCTCCAACCCACCACACAGGACACCGGCGAGGCTTCCTCCAATGCCCAAACGCCGGCCAACAGTTCCAACGCACCACCCCAGTCAAACCCATTAAATTCCAACGGCGCTGCCTCGGCTCCAGCAAACGCCGCCACGCTACAACCGTTGACCGACCAGCAAACGGTTCCGCTGCAATCGCCCGGCGTGACTCGCATTCGTGAAAACGCCAGCAATCATCACGTGGTGGTTCCGGTGGAACACCTCTCGGCCGAACCATTTGAAGCCTACACGACGCGCAGCGTGATCGCTTGGCTGCGAAGCGTGCAACCTGAATTGCGTGACTCCGCTCATCATGAACTGCGCCGCCGCGGTTTCGACGACCAGCAATTGGCCTTGGCTAGCCGCCTGGCCGATCCCGACGTGCGCGTCCGCTTGGGGTTGCTGAACGAGCTTTCGCGGCAAACCGAAATCGAACCGCGACAGTGGCTGATGTGGTTGGGCGAAGACGCCGAACCGGATGTCCGCCGACGAGCGATCGCGGCAATCGGCACGATGGACGACCCCGCCATCACGCAGTGGCTTCGCGAGCACCTGGCCGGTGAACGCGATCCGGCGGTCGCCGATCTGGTCCGGCGGATTTTGAGCCAACGCTAG
- a CDS encoding Gfo/Idh/MocA family protein produces MAPSPKSNRGSSRRSFVKQSAALTAGVWVGSQSLSSAVGQESAQNALTAACIGVGGKGSSDCSHIGEQGVKIVGLCDVDQGTLTKKGREFPDAKQYSDFREMLDQLGDKVDIVTVSTPDHTHATAALKAMRMKKHVYCQKPLTWSIAEARAMRNTAEEMGVVTQMGNQGTSENGLREAVEVIRSGAIGDVSEVHIWSNRPVWPQGLGRPEGEDEIPEGLNWDAWIGPAPMRPFKKGVYHSFNWRGWVDFGTGALGDMACHTTNMPVMALELWDPVAVTAVKNPGIFAGETYPGSSTLKFEFPKRGNLQPCTFNWYDGGNLPDESVISKLPESFQKRVQQQRDGGRKTSGAVLIGSKGIVFSPDDYGARYYLLPKEDFEDYKKPEQTLPRIPYNAGGDQRQKWEFVSTVKGEYEPGTMANFGYAGRLTETILVGNLAMRAGEGQRIEWDAKSMHSPNVEAVNEFVKREYRDGWEM; encoded by the coding sequence GTTGGCCAAGAATCCGCTCAAAACGCTTTGACCGCGGCCTGTATCGGCGTGGGCGGCAAAGGCAGCAGTGACTGCAGTCACATCGGCGAACAAGGCGTCAAAATCGTCGGACTGTGCGACGTCGATCAGGGCACGCTGACCAAAAAGGGCCGCGAATTCCCCGATGCCAAACAGTACTCCGACTTCCGCGAAATGTTGGACCAGCTGGGCGACAAAGTTGACATCGTGACCGTCAGCACGCCCGACCACACGCACGCCACCGCAGCTCTTAAAGCTATGCGGATGAAAAAACACGTGTACTGCCAAAAGCCGCTGACTTGGTCGATCGCCGAAGCGCGAGCGATGCGGAACACGGCCGAAGAAATGGGCGTGGTCACCCAAATGGGCAACCAGGGCACCTCGGAAAACGGACTTCGCGAAGCCGTGGAAGTGATTCGCAGCGGAGCCATCGGCGACGTCAGCGAAGTGCACATCTGGTCCAACCGTCCGGTATGGCCTCAAGGCCTCGGTCGTCCTGAAGGCGAAGATGAGATCCCGGAAGGCTTGAACTGGGATGCCTGGATCGGACCCGCACCGATGCGTCCCTTCAAGAAAGGCGTGTACCACTCGTTCAACTGGCGCGGCTGGGTCGACTTCGGCACCGGAGCTCTGGGCGACATGGCTTGCCACACCACCAACATGCCCGTGATGGCGTTGGAACTGTGGGATCCGGTGGCGGTCACGGCCGTCAAGAACCCCGGCATCTTCGCCGGCGAAACCTACCCCGGCAGCTCGACGCTGAAGTTCGAATTCCCCAAACGCGGCAACCTGCAGCCCTGTACCTTCAACTGGTACGACGGCGGCAACCTGCCCGATGAATCGGTGATTTCGAAGTTGCCCGAATCGTTCCAAAAACGCGTTCAGCAGCAGCGCGACGGTGGTCGCAAGACCAGCGGTGCGGTGCTGATCGGCAGCAAAGGTATCGTCTTCTCGCCCGACGATTACGGCGCTCGCTACTACCTGTTGCCCAAGGAAGACTTCGAGGACTACAAGAAGCCCGAGCAGACGCTGCCGCGGATTCCTTACAACGCCGGTGGTGACCAACGCCAGAAATGGGAGTTTGTCTCGACCGTCAAAGGCGAGTACGAACCTGGCACGATGGCCAACTTTGGTTATGCAGGCCGCCTGACCGAAACCATCCTGGTCGGTAACCTGGCGATGCGTGCCGGCGAAGGCCAGCGGATCGAATGGGACGCCAAGTCGATGCACAGCCCGAATGTCGAAGCTGTGAACGAATTCGTCAAACGCGAATACCGCGACGGCTGGGAAATGTAA